A single region of the Vespula pensylvanica isolate Volc-1 chromosome 8, ASM1446617v1, whole genome shotgun sequence genome encodes:
- the LOC122631007 gene encoding uncharacterized protein LOC122631007 isoform X1: MGACFGRCFAKVTDSLSYRLYHRHTSMSCQGDERAEFIDGEEDKEQPKGSKTLLSFLSLKQFKKKHGVPVTLELLDEGGWQRGSNKYARLNSRNDPSTSSGLDTPLQILDVRNLMKQQTCVSSTPGSSLDLEWEHEGLPLPVMDNDKISTDGSQTSINNSQPSSLTASPWSRVSTPNSLEWDPVEADMVCVDMETEQLLTEIERLTDRALKETGEWTNDS; the protein is encoded by the exons ATGGGGGCCTGTTTCGGCCGATGTTTTGCCAAAGTCACCGACTCGTTATCGTACAG GTTGTATCACAGGCATACCAGCATGTCCTGCCAAGGAGACGAACGAGCTGAG tttatagatggagaagaagataaagaacaaCCTAAAGGATCAAAAAC TCTGttatcgtttctctccttAAAGCAATTTAag aaaaaacatGGAGTTCCTGTGACTTTAGAGTTATTAGACGAAGGGGGATGGCAAAGAGGTTCTAACAAATATGCCAGATTAAATTCTAGAAATGATCCTTCTACAAG TTCTGGTTTAGACACACCATTACAAATACTTGATGTACGAAACTTAATGAAACAGCAAACTTGTGTTTCCTCTACACCTGGCTCCTCATTAGATCTTGAATGGGAACACGAAG ggTTGCCACTGCCAGTTAtggataatgataaaattagtACAGATGGATCACAAACttcaattaataatagtcAGCCTTCTAGTTTGACAGCATCTCCCTGGTCTAGAGTATCAACACCAAACAGTTTAGAATGGGATCCTGTAGAAGCAGATATGGTATGTGTTGATATGGAGACTGAGCAGCTTTTGACTGAAATAGAGCGATTAACAGATAGGGCTTTAAAAGAAACAGGAGAATGGACTAATGATAGCTGA
- the LOC122631007 gene encoding uncharacterized protein LOC122631007 isoform X2, with protein MGACFGRCFAKVTDSLSYRLYHRHTSMSCQGDERAEKKHGVPVTLELLDEGGWQRGSNKYARLNSRNDPSTSSGLDTPLQILDVRNLMKQQTCVSSTPGSSLDLEWEHEGLPLPVMDNDKISTDGSQTSINNSQPSSLTASPWSRVSTPNSLEWDPVEADMVCVDMETEQLLTEIERLTDRALKETGEWTNDS; from the exons ATGGGGGCCTGTTTCGGCCGATGTTTTGCCAAAGTCACCGACTCGTTATCGTACAG GTTGTATCACAGGCATACCAGCATGTCCTGCCAAGGAGACGAACGAGCTGAG aaaaaacatGGAGTTCCTGTGACTTTAGAGTTATTAGACGAAGGGGGATGGCAAAGAGGTTCTAACAAATATGCCAGATTAAATTCTAGAAATGATCCTTCTACAAG TTCTGGTTTAGACACACCATTACAAATACTTGATGTACGAAACTTAATGAAACAGCAAACTTGTGTTTCCTCTACACCTGGCTCCTCATTAGATCTTGAATGGGAACACGAAG ggTTGCCACTGCCAGTTAtggataatgataaaattagtACAGATGGATCACAAACttcaattaataatagtcAGCCTTCTAGTTTGACAGCATCTCCCTGGTCTAGAGTATCAACACCAAACAGTTTAGAATGGGATCCTGTAGAAGCAGATATGGTATGTGTTGATATGGAGACTGAGCAGCTTTTGACTGAAATAGAGCGATTAACAGATAGGGCTTTAAAAGAAACAGGAGAATGGACTAATGATAGCTGA
- the LOC122631003 gene encoding beta-arrestin-1 isoform X2, which produces MDSVDSANRRQPTRVFKKSSLNGKITVYLGKRDFVDHITHVDPIDGIVLIDPDYVKDRKVFGHVLAAFKYGRDDLDVLGLYFRKDLYLAAEQIYPQVTSSQPRRELTRLQERLIKKLGSNAYPFYFELPPHCPASVTLQPAPGDNGKPCGVDYELKAFVGETQDDKPHKRNSVRLAIRKIMYAPSKQGEQPYVEVSKEFLMSPSRLHLEASLDKELYHHGENIAINVHIANNSNRTVKKIKVSVRQFADICLFSTAQYKCIVAEAESEEGCPVGPGFTLSKVFSLTPLLANNKDKWGLALDGQLKDEDTNLASSTLVVDPSQRENLGIIVQYKVKVKLCLGALGGELVAELPFILMHPKPEEEKSTLSTSPPSPTNKGDGDEVPLDTNLIQLDTEADGDDDIVFEDFARLRLKGETDA; this is translated from the exons ATGGACAGTGTGGACAGTGCTAATAGACGGCAACCCACCCGTGTCTTTAAAAAATCCAGTCTCAATGGCAAGATCACTGTTTACCTTGGAAAGAGAGATTTCGTCGATCATATAACCCACGTTGATCCTATCG ACGGTATAGTACTCATTGATCCGGATTACGTGAAAGACCGAAAAGTTTTCGGCCATGTTTTGGCAGCGTTTAAATATGGAAGAGACGATCTCGACGTGCTCGGACTTTATTTCCGAAAGGATCTTTATCTCGCTGCGGAACAAATATATCCTCAGGTGACCAGTTCTCAGCCGCGCAGGGAGCTGACGCGTCTTCAAGAGAGgctaataaagaaattaggaAGTAATGCTTATCCGTTCTACTTCGAGCTGCCGCCACATTGTCCGGCCTCGGTGACGTTACAACCAGCACCTGGTGACAACGGTAAACCGTGCGGCGTCGATTACGAGCTAAAGGCGTTCGTGGGCGAAACTCAGGACGACAAACCCCATAAAAG AAATTCAGTAAGGCTTGCGATACGGAAGATCATGTACGCGCCATCTAAGCAAGGCGAGCAACCGTACGTTGAGGTCAGCAAAGAGTTTCTGATGTCGCCTAGCAGGCTACACTTGGAGGCGTCTCTTGATAAGGAGCTTTATCATCATGGCGAGAACATAGCCATTAACGTGCACATCGCGAACAATAGTAATCGAACagttaaaaagataaaggtgTCCGTGCGACAGTTCGCAgacatttgtttgttttcaaCCGCGCAATACAAGTGCATCGTCGCTGAGGCCGAAAGCGA GGAGGGATGCCCAGTGGGGCCGGGTTTCACGCTGAGCAAAGTCTTCTCTCTGACACCGCTTCTCGCCAACAACAAAGATAAATGGGGGCTCGCCCTCGACGGCCAACTCAAAGACGAGGACACCAATCTGGCGTCCAGCACCCT CGTCGTAGATCCATCTCAACGCGAAAACCTAGGAATTATCGTCCAGTACAAGGTCAAAGTGAAACTCTGTCTCGGTGCGCTCGGAgg CGAACTAGTCGCCGAATTGCCATTTATTTTGATGCATCCTAAaccagaagaagaaaaatcaactcTGTCAACGTCACCTCCAAGTCCAACGAATAAAGGGGATGGTGACGAGGTACCGCTCGATACCAACCTCATCCAACTGGACAC gGAAGCCGATGGCGACGATGACATTGTATTCGAGGACTTCGCACGTCTAAGGTTAAAAGGCGAGACTGATGCCTGA
- the LOC122631006 gene encoding ubiquitin-conjugating enzyme E2 J1-like, translating into MLTQSMLKMSFEGKYNIKSPAVKRLMREAQELHEATEEYCAYPLDDNLFEWHFTIQGPPSTDFEGGVYHGRILLPPEYPMKPPNIILLTPNGRFKINKKICLSISDYHPETWQPSWSIRTALLALIAFMPTPGNGTIGSLDYSIEERQKLVKKSLDWQCENCGKVVNLLSKNTAKKPITEEEQNMLDTIALKVDDTSSPETSFAENANNVTGSELRRRTETTFSETQETQSSVHLNPQVETMSSSNDLFWSILIAVLASAIILLVLRRLFLV; encoded by the exons A TGCTGACACAAAGTATGCTGAAAATGTCATTCGAggggaaatataatataaaaagtccAG CCGTCAAAAGATTGATGCGAGAAGCTCAAGAACTTCATGAAGCGACGGAAGAGTATTGCGCGTATCCCTTAGATGATAATCTTTTTGAATGGCATTTTACGATACAGGGACCTCCTTCTACCGATTTTGAAGGAGGCGTTTACCATGGAAGAATATTATTACCACCAGAATATCCTATGAAACCtccaaatattattttgttaact CCAAATGGTCGttttaagattaataaaaaaatttgtctaaGTATCTCTGATTATCATCCTGAAACTTGGCAGCCTTCATGGAGTATTAGAACAGCCTTGCTAGCATTAATTGCCTTTATGCCTACACCTGGCAATGGAACAATTGGATCTTTAGATTACAGTAttgaagaaagacaaaagctagttaaaaa atcATTGGATTGGCAATGTGAGAATTGTGGAAAAGTGGTGAACCTATTATCCAAAAATACAGCAAAGAAACCTATTACGGAAGAGGAACAAAATATGTTGGATACAATAGCTCTGAAG gTCGATGATACATCCTCACCTGAAACAAGTTTTGCGGAGAACGCAAACAATGTTACTGGAAGTGAATTGAGACGTCGTACGGAAACAACTTTCAGTGAAACGCAAGAAACTCAATCATCTGTGCATTTAAATCCTCAAGTAGAAACAATGTCCTCTTCGAATGATCTATTTTGGAGTATTCTAATAGCAGTTTTAGCATCAGCGATTATTCTACTTGTTTTGCGACGACTCTttcttgtataa
- the LOC122631003 gene encoding beta-arrestin-1 isoform X1, whose protein sequence is MDSVDSANRRQPTRVFKKSSLNGKITVYLGKRDFVDHITHVDPIDGIVLIDPDYVKDRKVFGHVLAAFKYGRDDLDVLGLYFRKDLYLAAEQIYPQVTSSQPRRELTRLQERLIKKLGSNAYPFYFELPPHCPASVTLQPAPGDNGKPCGVDYELKAFVGETQDDKPHKRNSVRLAIRKIMYAPSKQGEQPYVEVSKEFLMSPSRLHLEASLDKELYHHGENIAINVHIANNSNRTVKKIKVSVRQFADICLFSTAQYKCIVAEAESDIGVAPGFTLSKVFSLRPTLADNKDKRGLALDGQLKHEDTNLASSTMEGCPVGPGFTLSKVFSLTPLLANNKDKWGLALDGQLKDEDTNLASSTLVVDPSQRENLGIIVQYKVKVKLCLGALGGELVAELPFILMHPKPEEEKSTLSTSPPSPTNKGDGDEVPLDTNLIQLDTEADGDDDIVFEDFARLRLKGETDA, encoded by the exons ATGGACAGTGTGGACAGTGCTAATAGACGGCAACCCACCCGTGTCTTTAAAAAATCCAGTCTCAATGGCAAGATCACTGTTTACCTTGGAAAGAGAGATTTCGTCGATCATATAACCCACGTTGATCCTATCG ACGGTATAGTACTCATTGATCCGGATTACGTGAAAGACCGAAAAGTTTTCGGCCATGTTTTGGCAGCGTTTAAATATGGAAGAGACGATCTCGACGTGCTCGGACTTTATTTCCGAAAGGATCTTTATCTCGCTGCGGAACAAATATATCCTCAGGTGACCAGTTCTCAGCCGCGCAGGGAGCTGACGCGTCTTCAAGAGAGgctaataaagaaattaggaAGTAATGCTTATCCGTTCTACTTCGAGCTGCCGCCACATTGTCCGGCCTCGGTGACGTTACAACCAGCACCTGGTGACAACGGTAAACCGTGCGGCGTCGATTACGAGCTAAAGGCGTTCGTGGGCGAAACTCAGGACGACAAACCCCATAAAAG AAATTCAGTAAGGCTTGCGATACGGAAGATCATGTACGCGCCATCTAAGCAAGGCGAGCAACCGTACGTTGAGGTCAGCAAAGAGTTTCTGATGTCGCCTAGCAGGCTACACTTGGAGGCGTCTCTTGATAAGGAGCTTTATCATCATGGCGAGAACATAGCCATTAACGTGCACATCGCGAACAATAGTAATCGAACagttaaaaagataaaggtgTCCGTGCGACAGTTCGCAgacatttgtttgttttcaaCCGCGCAATACAAGTGCATCGTCGCTGAGGCCGAAAGCGA TATAGGGGTAGCGCCGGGATTCACCTTGAGCAAGGTCTTTTCTCTAAGGCCGACGCTTGCCGACAACAAAGACAAGCGAGGTCTTGCTCTAGACGGTCAACTTAAGCACGAGGACACCAACCTCGCATCTAGCACAAT GGAGGGATGCCCAGTGGGGCCGGGTTTCACGCTGAGCAAAGTCTTCTCTCTGACACCGCTTCTCGCCAACAACAAAGATAAATGGGGGCTCGCCCTCGACGGCCAACTCAAAGACGAGGACACCAATCTGGCGTCCAGCACCCT CGTCGTAGATCCATCTCAACGCGAAAACCTAGGAATTATCGTCCAGTACAAGGTCAAAGTGAAACTCTGTCTCGGTGCGCTCGGAgg CGAACTAGTCGCCGAATTGCCATTTATTTTGATGCATCCTAAaccagaagaagaaaaatcaactcTGTCAACGTCACCTCCAAGTCCAACGAATAAAGGGGATGGTGACGAGGTACCGCTCGATACCAACCTCATCCAACTGGACAC gGAAGCCGATGGCGACGATGACATTGTATTCGAGGACTTCGCACGTCTAAGGTTAAAAGGCGAGACTGATGCCTGA
- the LOC122631003 gene encoding beta-arrestin-1 isoform X3: protein MDSVDSANRRQPTRVFKKSSLNGKITVYLGKRDFVDHITHVDPIDGIVLIDPDYVKDRKVFGHVLAAFKYGRDDLDVLGLYFRKDLYLAAEQIYPQVTSSQPRRELTRLQERLIKKLGSNAYPFYFELPPHCPASVTLQPAPGDNGKPCGVDYELKAFVGETQDDKPHKRNSVRLAIRKIMYAPSKQGEQPYVEVSKEFLMSPSRLHLEASLDKELYHHGENIAINVHIANNSNRTVKKIKVSVRQFADICLFSTAQYKCIVAEAESDIGVAPGFTLSKVFSLRPTLADNKDKRGLALDGQLKHEDTNLASSTIVVDPSQRENLGIIVQYKVKVKLCLGALGGELVAELPFILMHPKPEEEKSTLSTSPPSPTNKGDGDEVPLDTNLIQLDTEADGDDDIVFEDFARLRLKGETDA from the exons ATGGACAGTGTGGACAGTGCTAATAGACGGCAACCCACCCGTGTCTTTAAAAAATCCAGTCTCAATGGCAAGATCACTGTTTACCTTGGAAAGAGAGATTTCGTCGATCATATAACCCACGTTGATCCTATCG ACGGTATAGTACTCATTGATCCGGATTACGTGAAAGACCGAAAAGTTTTCGGCCATGTTTTGGCAGCGTTTAAATATGGAAGAGACGATCTCGACGTGCTCGGACTTTATTTCCGAAAGGATCTTTATCTCGCTGCGGAACAAATATATCCTCAGGTGACCAGTTCTCAGCCGCGCAGGGAGCTGACGCGTCTTCAAGAGAGgctaataaagaaattaggaAGTAATGCTTATCCGTTCTACTTCGAGCTGCCGCCACATTGTCCGGCCTCGGTGACGTTACAACCAGCACCTGGTGACAACGGTAAACCGTGCGGCGTCGATTACGAGCTAAAGGCGTTCGTGGGCGAAACTCAGGACGACAAACCCCATAAAAG AAATTCAGTAAGGCTTGCGATACGGAAGATCATGTACGCGCCATCTAAGCAAGGCGAGCAACCGTACGTTGAGGTCAGCAAAGAGTTTCTGATGTCGCCTAGCAGGCTACACTTGGAGGCGTCTCTTGATAAGGAGCTTTATCATCATGGCGAGAACATAGCCATTAACGTGCACATCGCGAACAATAGTAATCGAACagttaaaaagataaaggtgTCCGTGCGACAGTTCGCAgacatttgtttgttttcaaCCGCGCAATACAAGTGCATCGTCGCTGAGGCCGAAAGCGA TATAGGGGTAGCGCCGGGATTCACCTTGAGCAAGGTCTTTTCTCTAAGGCCGACGCTTGCCGACAACAAAGACAAGCGAGGTCTTGCTCTAGACGGTCAACTTAAGCACGAGGACACCAACCTCGCATCTAGCACAAT CGTCGTAGATCCATCTCAACGCGAAAACCTAGGAATTATCGTCCAGTACAAGGTCAAAGTGAAACTCTGTCTCGGTGCGCTCGGAgg CGAACTAGTCGCCGAATTGCCATTTATTTTGATGCATCCTAAaccagaagaagaaaaatcaactcTGTCAACGTCACCTCCAAGTCCAACGAATAAAGGGGATGGTGACGAGGTACCGCTCGATACCAACCTCATCCAACTGGACAC gGAAGCCGATGGCGACGATGACATTGTATTCGAGGACTTCGCACGTCTAAGGTTAAAAGGCGAGACTGATGCCTGA
- the LOC122631003 gene encoding beta-arrestin-1 isoform X4 gives MDSVDSANRRQPTRVFKKSSLNGKITVYLGKRDFVDHITHVDPIDGIVLIDPDYVKDRKVFGHVLAAFKYGRDDLDVLGLYFRKDLYLAAEQIYPQVTSSQPRRELTRLQERLIKKLGSNAYPFYFELPPHCPASVTLQPAPGDNGKPCGVDYELKAFVGETQDDKPHKRNSVRLAIRKIMYAPSKQGEQPYVEVSKEFLMSPSRLHLEASLDKELYHHGENIAINVHIANNSNRTVKKIKVSVRQFADICLFSTAQYKCIVAEAESDVVDPSQRENLGIIVQYKVKVKLCLGALGGELVAELPFILMHPKPEEEKSTLSTSPPSPTNKGDGDEVPLDTNLIQLDTEADGDDDIVFEDFARLRLKGETDA, from the exons ATGGACAGTGTGGACAGTGCTAATAGACGGCAACCCACCCGTGTCTTTAAAAAATCCAGTCTCAATGGCAAGATCACTGTTTACCTTGGAAAGAGAGATTTCGTCGATCATATAACCCACGTTGATCCTATCG ACGGTATAGTACTCATTGATCCGGATTACGTGAAAGACCGAAAAGTTTTCGGCCATGTTTTGGCAGCGTTTAAATATGGAAGAGACGATCTCGACGTGCTCGGACTTTATTTCCGAAAGGATCTTTATCTCGCTGCGGAACAAATATATCCTCAGGTGACCAGTTCTCAGCCGCGCAGGGAGCTGACGCGTCTTCAAGAGAGgctaataaagaaattaggaAGTAATGCTTATCCGTTCTACTTCGAGCTGCCGCCACATTGTCCGGCCTCGGTGACGTTACAACCAGCACCTGGTGACAACGGTAAACCGTGCGGCGTCGATTACGAGCTAAAGGCGTTCGTGGGCGAAACTCAGGACGACAAACCCCATAAAAG AAATTCAGTAAGGCTTGCGATACGGAAGATCATGTACGCGCCATCTAAGCAAGGCGAGCAACCGTACGTTGAGGTCAGCAAAGAGTTTCTGATGTCGCCTAGCAGGCTACACTTGGAGGCGTCTCTTGATAAGGAGCTTTATCATCATGGCGAGAACATAGCCATTAACGTGCACATCGCGAACAATAGTAATCGAACagttaaaaagataaaggtgTCCGTGCGACAGTTCGCAgacatttgtttgttttcaaCCGCGCAATACAAGTGCATCGTCGCTGAGGCCGAAAGCGA CGTCGTAGATCCATCTCAACGCGAAAACCTAGGAATTATCGTCCAGTACAAGGTCAAAGTGAAACTCTGTCTCGGTGCGCTCGGAgg CGAACTAGTCGCCGAATTGCCATTTATTTTGATGCATCCTAAaccagaagaagaaaaatcaactcTGTCAACGTCACCTCCAAGTCCAACGAATAAAGGGGATGGTGACGAGGTACCGCTCGATACCAACCTCATCCAACTGGACAC gGAAGCCGATGGCGACGATGACATTGTATTCGAGGACTTCGCACGTCTAAGGTTAAAAGGCGAGACTGATGCCTGA
- the LOC122631004 gene encoding 5-hydroxytryptamine receptor 2A: protein MRSNEVNLTSWTNVLTLHRTSCNGSLYDCAMKECIAAESIDLDRICDVTKNAIIPMTNLLCRSCNYTNCQVSFILNKLETSIEGIFLSRITNFDGCVSSNGKTEILECIDQRNIVDGDDIELYCSRKSTVAIRRTDWRFLFVSVIIVIAGGLGNTLVCLAVVLEKKLHNLTNYFLLSLAIADLLVSLFVMPMGAIPGFLGYWPLGIVWCNIYVTCDVLACSASIMHMCFISVGRYVGIRNPLRTRRTYTKRIVALKITTVWLLAMLMSSFITVLGLIDPKNVMPETTTCAINNRIFFIFGSLIAFYIPTIVMVLSYVLTVQLLRKRARFIAENSNDDLSLGKLIGKFVSTKTSSTERENTRSLKLLSGKTNGKILAANAIASKQKASKVLGLVFFTFLICWAPFFALNIIFAVCPTCFVPRHVTDTFLWLGYASSTINPIIYTIFNKTFRATFVRLLKCKWFR, encoded by the exons ATGCGTTCGAACGAAGTCAATTTAACATCCTGGACGAATGTCCTGACGTTGCATCGAACTTCCTGTAACGGGAGCCTTTACGACTGTGCTATGAAAGAGTGCATCGCCgccgaatcgatcgatttagaTCGAATTTGTGACGTCACGAAGAACGCAATAATACCGATGACGAACTTACTATGCAGATCATGCAATTACACCAATTGTCAGgtgtcatttattttaaataaattggaaACCAGCATCGAGGGTATCTTTTTATCGAGGATAACGAACTTTGACGGCTGCGTTTCGAGCAACGGCAAAACTGAG ATCCTGGAATGCAtcgatcaaagaaatattgtcGATGGTGACGATATAGAATTGTATTGTTCGCGAAAATCAACAGTGGCCATTCGTCGAACTGATTGGAGATTCCTTTTCGTCTCCGTTATCATAGTAATAGCTGGTGGTCTAGGAAATACTCTGGTTTGCTTAGCCGTTGTATTGGAAAAAAAGCTTCACAATTTAACCAACTACTTTCTACTATCTCTCGCCATTGCCGATCTTCTCGTCAGTCTTTTCGTTATGCCAATGGGTGCAATTCCTGGATTTTTAG GTTATTGGCCACTCGGCATCGTCTGGTGTAACATTTATGTGACCTGCGACGTTCTCGCATGTTCGGCGAGCATTATGCACATGTGTTTTATTTCCGTGGGCAGATATGTAGGCATTCGTAACCCATTAAGGACACGAAGGACTTATACGAAACGAATCGTTGCCCTTAAAATAACAACCGTATGGTTACTAGCTATGCTGATGTCCAGTTTTATCACCGTACTAG GCTTGATCGATCCGAAAAACGTAATGCCGGAAACAACCACTTGCGCCATCAacaatagaattttctttatcttcggATCCTTAATTGCATTTTACATACCGACGATCGTTATGGTGCTGTCTTATGTACTGACTGTACAATTACTCCGAAAGAGGGCGCGATTTATCGCGGAAAATTCAAACGACGATCTATCGCTTGGGAAATTGATTGGAAAATTTGTTTCCACGAAAACTTCCTCGACCGAACGTGAAAATACaag ATCTCTTAAATTGTTAAGTGGAAAAACAAATGGGAAGATCCTAGCTGCGAATGCGATAGCATCCAAACAGAAAGCCAGCAAAGTTCTTGGATTGGTATTCTTTACGTTTTTAATTTGTTGGGCACCATTCTTTGCATTAAACATTATATTCGCCGTTTGTCCAACTTGTTTTGTGCCACGGCACGTAACAGACACGTTTTTATGGTTAGGTTATGCATCTTCCACTATAAATCCTATCATTTATACGATTTTCAACAAAACTTTTCGGGCtacgttcgtacgtttatTGAAATGCAAATGGTTCAGATAG